One window of the Betta splendens chromosome 21, fBetSpl5.4, whole genome shotgun sequence genome contains the following:
- the mid1ip1a gene encoding mid1-interacting protein 1-B, whose amino-acid sequence MMMQLAESSNQKNSLLNAMNRFIGAVNNMDQTIMVPSMLRDVPLDEDREMGSLKSDVDDGDMYSYYELLKSIRSDIEWGVRCASADEGRADSMKLARRFSSASTSSSASSASSEEEEEEDEDLQKQFQYHLTGLQGVLSKLTLQANSLTKRYKQEIGIGGWGQ is encoded by the coding sequence ATGATGATGCAGCTGGCAGAAAGTTCAAACCAGAAGAACTCCCTCCTGAACGCCATGAACCGCTTCATCGGCGCCGTCAACAACATGGACCAGACGATCATGGTGCCGAGCATGCTGCGGGACGTCCCGCTGGACGAGGACCGGGAGATGGGCTCGCTGAAGTCGGACGTGGACGACGGGGACATGTACAGCTACTACGAGCTGCTCAAGTCCATCCGCAGCGACATCGAGTGGGGCGTCCGGTGCGCGTCGGCGGACGAGGGGCGCGCGGACAGCATGAAGCTCGCGCGCCGGTTCTCCTCcgcgtccacctcctcctccgcgtcgTCAGCGTCGTccgaggaggaagaagaggaggacgaggacctgCAGAAGCAGTTCCAGTACCACCTGACCGGGCTGCAGGGGGTGCTGTCCAAGCTCACGCTGCAGGCGAACTCTCTCACCAAGCGCTACAAACAGGAGATTGGCATCGGAGGATGGGGCCAGTAG